Genomic window (Drosophila sulfurigaster albostrigata strain 15112-1811.04 chromosome 2R, ASM2355843v2, whole genome shotgun sequence):
ACACGGCGAGCGTATTTGTTCCCACTGCAAAGTGTGATGATCggaaaattgtatatttatatatgcatcACATGGTATAGAGAGCATTACTCTTTGTGACCTCTCCCACATTTCTCTTTGCTCTTAttgacatttaatttcatataaaactttgtttgtttttaaaaaatatatataagtaacgtttatttttgacatttataacgttttttttgtttttcaaaaatgtcgcattcaaaatttgtaactGTCTTTTAACTGTATTGTCTTTTCTAAATTTCccaaattttcaaatgatATGGCAGCCCTAAATGGTTTGAAGCTTGACTGATATgcgatatattttgattgcacACTTCGATTGTCTCGAGTCATTGATTGCGGCTGTTTCCTAGTGAGACCATtaatgctttatttattttataatttttggaaaaaagTATATGCATGGTATAATTGGAAACCCAAAAAACGATCGCTATGGACAAGACACAAGAAATCGATGACTTGAAAAGTTTAAAGTGATATCGCCGGCGTTATCGATGTTTCTCCCACCTCCAATTGAAGGcatgatataataataaataaaccgCGAGTTTATCAATAAATTCTCACAGAAAATGATGTCGCTTTTATCGTCGATGCGCGCCCTTGCGGTGCGCCAGCCAACTGGCGAAGCGTTGCGTTGCCTGCACCTCACCGCAGTCACGGATGCGGCCAGAAAAGGAACCCGTGAGAAGGCACGCAAGAAGAAGGTTAAAGTGGAAGTGAAGAAGGTGGGATTCATCCCGCACAACCAGCGTGACAAGAAGTAAATAAGCAACAGACAGTAGAGAAACAAACACATCAATAACTAGAATAATTCTTTAGGATCAATGTAAAGCGAGCGGATAAACATGTGGATGACTCCTGGAAGCAGGTGTCCAAGGATGATGTCTACGTGGGTCGCTATTACCGCTGGCCCGTTTACACAGTGGCCGAGGCGATTCAGTGCCATCGAGAGACACATCATCCCAGTATGTACAATGTACCCAATGCGCCGCTCAATGTAGAGATTGAGTTAAACATGCAGGGCGAGAAGGCGACACGTTTTGTAGACAACTTTCAGCGCATGGCGATGATTCCACACAAGTTTGATCACGGCGAAGATCGTAAGATCATAGTATTCACAAAGGGCAACGTAAGTGCAGaccacaaatattttgtgatccctaataacaaaaatattttgtatgcagGAGGAAGTTCAAGCGGCACGTGACGCGGGTGCATCGCTTGTTGGTGGCATTGAGCTGATCAAGGACATTACAAGTGGCGAACTATTATTGACCGACTATCAGTACATCATTGCACATCCCAACATACTCGCTGAACTCGTCGCTTTGCGTGGCTTAATGAAACGCAAGTTTCCCAATCCCAAAAGCGAAACACTGGGCGCAAATCTGGCCGAAATGATTGTCAAGTTCTCGAATGGCATTAGCTACAGTGCTAGCAAAGATGAGTATCAACAGAACTTTGGTCTGATAACGGCGAGCGTTGGTACGCTGGACATGGATGCCAAGCATCTGGAGGAGAACATTAGCTATCTGTTGCGAGATGTGA
Coding sequences:
- the LOC133839381 gene encoding large ribosomal subunit protein uL1, with translation MMSLLSSMRALAVRQPTGEALRCLHLTAVTDAARKGTREKARKKKVKVEVKKVGFIPHNQRDKKINVKRADKHVDDSWKQVSKDDVYVGRYYRWPVYTVAEAIQCHRETHHPSMYNVPNAPLNVEIELNMQGEKATRFVDNFQRMAMIPHKFDHGEDRKIIVFTKGNEEVQAARDAGASLVGGIELIKDITSGELLLTDYQYIIAHPNILAELVALRGLMKRKFPNPKSETLGANLAEMIVKFSNGISYSASKDEYQQNFGLITASVGTLDMDAKHLEENISYLLRDVNTVRPKRDGHFITRVLLKSAPSSEQLKIDPFVYVSEFYDKNAAKVKRDAEAVEETETKQATAVAN